Within the Candidatus Fusobacterium pullicola genome, the region TTCTTATTCCCTCTGTTATAGCCATAGTTGAGAAAATGATTGGCACTGCCCCTTTAAGTCCTGCCCAAGAGATGAAAAACTTCTCTTTTAAATTGTAATTGAACTTTTCTAAAAGTAAAAATACAACCGCTGTTCTTGAAACTAATGTTATTAGAATAGCTAAGATACTTCCACTAATTACAACTTTTCCTAGTTGACTTGGGAAAACTAATAGACCTAGTAAAACGAACATTATTATCTGCATTAACCATGATAATACTCTCATATTTCTAAAACTATTCATCTTAAATTCAAATCTCTCATTTCCAACTAATATTCCCATTAAATATATAGCTAGGAATCCATTTCCACCTAAAATATTTGTAAGGGAAAAACAGATAAATAGAAAAGCCATCAAATGAATAGTTAAGAACTCCGCTCTCTCTATTCTCAAAAACTTCCCTATAGGTATTGTTGCCTTTCCAAAAGCTATTCCTAACACTCCACCGATAACTAATTGTTTTATCAAAAAGAAAATTCCACCAGCAATAGATAGCCCATCAGCTTTAAACATCGAGATTATAAATAGTATAAGGGCATAAGCCATTGGGTCATTACTTCCAGATTCTATCTCTATCACTGTTTTTACTCTCTTTTTCAGTTTGGAATCTCCAAGGACAGAGACCACTGCTGCTGCATCTGTAGATGAAACTATTGCACCAAACAGTAATGCCTCTTTAAATGAAAAATCTGTAAGTATAAAGGTAAAAAATGCTGCAAATATAGTTGTTAAAAATACTCCTAAAGTTGCTAATATCCCACTTGGATATAGTGCAGATAAAGCATCCTCTTTCTTAGTTTCAAGGGCACTAGAAAAGAGAATAAAAAGAAGTGCAAAGTTTCCAATTTGTTGTGTTAATTCAGCATCATCAAAATATATTCCACCTATTCCCTCTGATCCTGCCAATATCCCTATAAATAGGAACATTATCAACAATGGAACCTGTACCTTCTTAGATAATCTGATTGAAAAAAGACTGATAAAAAGTAAAATTCCTCCTGTTAAAAGTTTGTACTCCATTTTCCCTCCTTTATAAATTATATATATCTTTCATAAAATTATACCACTCTTGATACTCTTCTCGATGTATGCTATCTTTTAAAAATACAAAGTTGAACTCTCTCTCTTCATAAAAATTTTCTAAATTTATTGGGGCTAATTTTCTCATAAGAATCTCTTTTTCCACAGCTCTCTCATATATGAAAGAGATTCCCTTATTTTCTTTTACAAGCTCTTTTATCATATTTATATTCTCTATCTCATATTTTCTAGTAAAATTATTTAAAGATAGGTTATTATCATAGAGTATCTTTTCAAAGATATCTCTTGTTCCTGATCCCTTTTCTCTTAGAATTATTCTCTCCTTTACTATATCATCAAATTTTGTGATCTCTGTTGCTATAGGATTATTAGCTGCACATATTCCCACAAATCTCTCCTTAGAAAAAAGATAGTATTCATACTCAGTTTTTTCAAAAAATCCCTCTATGAAGGCAAAATCTATATTCCCTTTTCTTAACTCCTCCAATAGTTCACTTGTATCTCTGATTATAAAAGAGATATTTATATCTGGATATCTATTTGATATTTCTGAGATAATTTTTGGAATAATATACTCTCCTATTGTAAATGTGGCTCCAAAATGTAAATTTTTTCTATTTGGATCCATCTCTTTTATCTCTGATTGAATTTTATTAGCATCTGACCTCATTGTCAATAGATATTTATAAAGAGCCTCTCCCTGTGGTGTCAAGGTTAGTATTTTCTTGTTATAATTGAATAATTTACAGCCATAAAATTCCTCTAAATATTTAATGTGTTGACTTACTGCTGGTTGGGTCATATGAAGTGCTTCTGCTGTTTTAGTATAATTTTTAGTTCTACATAACTCTATAAATGTATCTACTCTAAAATCTAACATCTCTCTTCTCCCTTAATTTATAATTTTTTATTATATTTTGATAAAAATATATAATTTTATTTTATATTTTTTTTATGATAAAATCAATATATAAATAAAAAAATAATATTTTTAGGAGGGCTAATATGAATTTTAAATTTTCAAATGAACAAGAGGTATTTTTATCAAAGGTTAGAGAATTAACTAAGCAATATGTAGCACCTATTGCTGCTGAGATAGATAGAGAGGCTTCATTCCCAATCAGTAGTATCAAAGCACTTGGAGAAAATGGTATAATGGGAATCCCTTTTGAAAAAAAATATGGTGGGCTTGAAATGGACAATCTAACTTATGCAGCTGCTGTTGAAGAGCTTTCAAAAGCTTGTGCTTCTACTGGAGTAATTATGTCAGCACATACATCTCTTTGCTGTTGGCCAATAGCTACATATGGTACTGAAGAGCAAAAAATTAAATATCTAACTCCTCTAGCTAGTGGAGAAAAATTAGGGGCTTTTGGTTGGACTGAAGCTGAAGCTGGAACTAAAACAACTGCTGTAAAAGAGGGAGATAAGTATATTATTAATGGTAAAAAAGTCTTAATCACAAATTCACATGAAGCTGATATCTTTATCATATTTGCTAAAACAAACCCTGAAACTGGCTCTCTTTCTGCCTTTATAGTAGAGAAAGGAACTAAAGGATTTGCTATTGGAGAGGCTGAAGATAAGATGGGGGTAAGAGGTTCTTCAACTGCTGAACTTTTCTTTGATAACTGTATTATTCCAGAGGAAAATCTGCTAGGAAATTTAAGTGGAGGATTTAAAATTGCTATGGCTACTCTTAATGGTGGAAGAATTGGTGTGGCTGCTCAATCTGTTGGAATAGCTCAAGGAGCTTTAGATGCAGCTATAAACTATGTAAAAAATAGGATGCAACTTGGTAAGCCTATATCACACCATCAAAATACACAATTTGTCATAGCTGACCTTCAAACTAAGATAGATGCTGCAAGACTTATGACTTATAGAGCTGCTAATATGAAAGATTTAGGAGAAGATTATGGATATATGGCATCTATGGCAAAGCTTTTTGCTTCTGAAATAGCCATGGAGGTTACTACTAAAGCTGTTCAGTTATTTGGTGGAAATGGATATTCTAAAAAATTTCCAGTTGAAAGAATGATGAGAGATGCTAAAGTTACTGAGATATATGAGGGAACTTCTGAAATTCAAAAGGTAATTATTGCTTCTCATATGGGTATAAAATAATATTTAATAAAAATAACGAGTATGGCTAATTAAACCTACTCGTTATTTTCATCATATTAAAAGTTTACATAGTATCCATGCTCTTTAAATAAGCTTATCACTTCACTTATATTCTCACTTTTAACTAATAGATGGAAATCCTCACCCTTAAGCATCAAAGGTTTAAATCTCTCATCTTTCGTTATAATTTTTATAAGCTCTTTATCATTTTTTAGCTTCAGTACTACAAATTGACTCTCAGCCTTTATAACACTACTCTTCTCTAGAATATCATTAAAAAACTCTTTCCAAAGTTGGTTTGGTTCAGGAGTTATCTTATTATAAAACTCATTTATTCTCTCCTCTATCTCCTTAGAGCTACTAACCCCTCTTAAGAAGTTCTCTCTACTAAATTTATATTTATTAGTAGCTATTCTTTGAGCCACTCTCTCTAAGAACATAGTTTTCACTGGAGTATCTCCCATAACAGTAGCTATCAATCTATCCTCATCTAATAGTACCTCTCCATCCTCTTTGGCATTTTTAAAATCATACTCATCTACTCTATCAAAGCAGTATCTTCCAAGCTCTGTAAATTTAACATATTTGATTCCATCAAATTTACTCAAATATCCATTTTTTAGGTATAGAGAGTTATTAATAGATGGATAATCATAGTATATCTCAAAAACTCCTAATACCCCTAGAATAAATAGAACCGACTTTATAAATGGGATAACTACATACATCTGATATTTCTCATAGTTTAATATCTTAGTTCTCTCATAGTTTGCCTCGTTTATATAGATATAATCATAGGCATCTTTTACATCTATTATCTCTATGAACTCATCTCTATACAGTATAGCTTTTATGACATTTTCTACACTGATAGGCTTATCATCTGGAAACTCATCTATTATATTTTTGATAGTTGCCAGCCCTCTTTTTATCTCCTCTTTGGATTTCCAGATATTCTTTACTCCCTTTAAGTAATTTAAATAAAGAGATGTATAGTGGTAGTTTTCCTCTTTTACAAGCTCCCCACTCATAAAATCCTTAACTATATTCTTTATATTTGAAACTTTAAAGTAATTTTCATCAATATACTTATCCTTTACCAAGAAGAAGAAAAGAGCTATTGTTTCAGTTTTTAGATAATCTAAATCCTTTGAATCCTCGTAATACTCTGTGATATTACAATATTTCTTCATATTCAACTTAGACTCTTTCAGTATCTTAGCACTATTTGAAAGCTTTATCCCACCTTGAGAATAAAACTCAAAATACATCTTAAAGCTTTCTATTAACTCTTTCTCATTGCTATTTACAAGGTTTGCCTTTACCTTTTTTTGAGGTATAATCTTATACTCAGCTGGTTTTTTCATAAATCTTCTTATTACTCTAAGAATATCATAATCTAAGTATAGATACTCCCCTTTTTTCATATCCTTATCCACTTTAAAGAAAAGAAACTCATCTTTCAAATCCTTATTTATATCATAGTGGTTTTCTAATTTAAAAAATCTCTCCTTATCAGTAATAAAGAACTTTCCATTCCATGCAACCTCTTCAAATACCTCTTTTACCTGTTGATCTAATCTCTCAAAGATGGTACAAAATATATTTTCCTTAGAGTAAAACTGCTCCAATAAATCTAAAA harbors:
- a CDS encoding potassium/proton antiporter; the protein is MEYKLLTGGILLFISLFSIRLSKKVQVPLLIMFLFIGILAGSEGIGGIYFDDAELTQQIGNFALLFILFSSALETKKEDALSALYPSGILATLGVFLTTIFAAFFTFILTDFSFKEALLFGAIVSSTDAAAVVSVLGDSKLKKRVKTVIEIESGSNDPMAYALILFIISMFKADGLSIAGGIFFLIKQLVIGGVLGIAFGKATIPIGKFLRIERAEFLTIHLMAFLFICFSLTNILGGNGFLAIYLMGILVGNERFEFKMNSFRNMRVLSWLMQIIMFVLLGLLVFPSQLGKVVISGSILAILITLVSRTAVVFLLLEKFNYNLKEKFFISWAGLKGAVPIIFSTMAITEGIRKSQSIFNMVFYIVVFSVIIQGMTLKPLAKFLNLFEEGEDDETTEIDLEELEELSIKKLYIDKNSEYVDKAIKDLSLPRSVHIISIRRGDQDIIPRGDVILRAGDRLLLSRV
- a CDS encoding LysR family transcriptional regulator, with translation MLDFRVDTFIELCRTKNYTKTAEALHMTQPAVSQHIKYLEEFYGCKLFNYNKKILTLTPQGEALYKYLLTMRSDANKIQSEIKEMDPNRKNLHFGATFTIGEYIIPKIISEISNRYPDINISFIIRDTSELLEELRKGNIDFAFIEGFFEKTEYEYYLFSKERFVGICAANNPIATEITKFDDIVKERIILREKGSGTRDIFEKILYDNNLSLNNFTRKYEIENINMIKELVKENKGISFIYERAVEKEILMRKLAPINLENFYEEREFNFVFLKDSIHREEYQEWYNFMKDIYNL
- a CDS encoding acyl-CoA dehydrogenase family protein, with translation MNFKFSNEQEVFLSKVRELTKQYVAPIAAEIDREASFPISSIKALGENGIMGIPFEKKYGGLEMDNLTYAAAVEELSKACASTGVIMSAHTSLCCWPIATYGTEEQKIKYLTPLASGEKLGAFGWTEAEAGTKTTAVKEGDKYIINGKKVLITNSHEADIFIIFAKTNPETGSLSAFIVEKGTKGFAIGEAEDKMGVRGSSTAELFFDNCIIPEENLLGNLSGGFKIAMATLNGGRIGVAAQSVGIAQGALDAAINYVKNRMQLGKPISHHQNTQFVIADLQTKIDAARLMTYRAANMKDLGEDYGYMASMAKLFASEIAMEVTTKAVQLFGGNGYSKKFPVERMMRDAKVTEIYEGTSEIQKVIIASHMGIK